In a genomic window of Halalkalicoccus sp. CG83:
- a CDS encoding carbamoyltransferase family protein, translated as MPAHVLSFKPAVGLYGQHDPAAALFEDGVLVFGIEEERLTRDKHAPHTFPRQAIEACLDSRGLELPDIDRIVLPYDPQLRSKLLSYYVRDALSIDGAAAKLNHLRRVAEDQLVARYFPLRRVKSQLEEIGTPLPPIDHREHHACHMASAFHPSGFDEAAVFTIDAKGEYDSTVVWHATEEGFRRVRTYEHPNSWGLFYAIVTEYLGYRMFNGEGKVMGLAPYGEDDPRIESALRSVIDTGVDYDVTDLTHRWGTDYGVRRLEELFDRPRKDDPDTFDQWEKNLAHTAQKLLEESICELVETYCREIETGHVGLAGGVILNSKLNQRITGLSTVEETFIQPVAHDAGLALGGGWIDQRPSTVDRMSTVYWGPEYDTASIKERLEANKLEYTEPENLERTVAERLADGALVGWFQGRLEMGPRALGNRSILADPRSVESRDRVNEYVKHREGWRPFAPSVIEEAADEYLVDGEEAPFMIRTFDAVPEKRDEIPAVLHPADDTTRPQTVREDQNPRYYRLLREFEELTGVPIVLNTSFNDHGEPIVNTPTEALKDFFGMGLDVLAIEDLLVTK; from the coding sequence ATGCCCGCTCACGTTCTCTCGTTTAAACCGGCCGTCGGACTCTACGGGCAACACGACCCTGCGGCCGCCCTCTTCGAGGACGGTGTGCTCGTCTTCGGGATCGAAGAGGAACGACTTACGCGGGATAAACACGCGCCCCATACATTTCCGCGTCAGGCGATCGAAGCGTGTCTCGACTCTCGGGGCCTGGAACTCCCCGACATCGACAGAATCGTACTGCCGTACGATCCGCAGTTGCGCTCCAAGCTCCTTTCGTACTACGTCCGTGACGCGCTATCGATCGACGGCGCCGCGGCGAAGCTGAATCATCTACGGAGAGTCGCCGAGGATCAGCTCGTCGCGCGGTACTTCCCGCTTCGACGGGTGAAATCGCAACTCGAGGAGATCGGGACGCCGCTTCCGCCGATCGATCACCGCGAACACCACGCCTGTCACATGGCCAGCGCGTTTCACCCGTCGGGGTTCGACGAGGCCGCCGTCTTCACGATCGACGCCAAGGGGGAGTACGATTCGACCGTCGTCTGGCACGCGACCGAAGAGGGCTTCAGACGGGTTCGAACCTACGAGCATCCCAACAGCTGGGGGCTGTTCTACGCGATCGTGACCGAATATCTCGGTTACCGGATGTTCAACGGCGAGGGGAAGGTCATGGGGCTGGCCCCGTACGGCGAGGACGACCCCCGGATCGAGTCGGCCCTCCGGAGCGTGATCGATACCGGCGTCGATTACGACGTGACCGATCTGACCCACCGGTGGGGGACGGACTACGGCGTCCGACGGCTCGAGGAGCTGTTCGACCGCCCGCGAAAGGACGATCCCGACACGTTCGATCAGTGGGAGAAGAACCTCGCACATACGGCACAGAAGCTCCTCGAGGAATCGATCTGCGAACTGGTCGAGACCTACTGTCGGGAGATCGAAACGGGACACGTCGGTCTGGCCGGCGGGGTCATACTCAACTCCAAGCTGAACCAGCGGATAACGGGCCTCTCCACGGTCGAGGAGACGTTCATCCAGCCCGTAGCACACGACGCCGGACTGGCGCTCGGCGGCGGCTGGATCGATCAGCGTCCGAGTACCGTCGATCGGATGTCCACCGTCTATTGGGGACCGGAGTACGACACGGCATCGATCAAGGAACGATTGGAGGCGAACAAGCTCGAGTACACCGAACCCGAAAACCTCGAACGGACGGTCGCGGAACGTCTCGCGGACGGGGCGCTCGTCGGGTGGTTCCAGGGTCGCCTCGAGATGGGACCGCGCGCGCTCGGCAACCGAAGCATTCTCGCGGACCCCCGCTCGGTCGAATCGCGCGACCGCGTCAACGAGTACGTGAAACACCGCGAGGGGTGGCGGCCGTTCGCCCCGTCGGTGATCGAGGAGGCGGCCGACGAGTACCTCGTCGACGGCGAGGAGGCGCCGTTCATGATCCGGACGTTCGACGCCGTCCCCGAGAAACGCGACGAGATCCCGGCAGTGCTCCACCCCGCGGACGACACGACCCGTCCGCAGACGGTTCGGGAGGACCAGAACCCCCGGTACTACCGACTGCTGCGCGAGTTCGAGGAACTCACCGGCGTCCCGATCGTGCTCAACACCTCGTTCAACGATCACGGCGAGCCGATCGTGAACACGCCCACGGAGGCGCTGAAGGACTTCTTCGGCATGGGACTCGACGTCCTCGCCATCGAGGACCTCCTCGTCACCAAATGA
- a CDS encoding ABC transporter ATP-binding protein: MTLAIDATDLVKEYDDVRALDGLSLSVEAGEFFGLLGPNGAGKTTFINTLVGLVRKTGGEVTVFGDDVEDDYRAVRDSIGLAPQEFNVDRFFPIREVLMHKAGYHGVSEEEAGRRADEALSLVGIYDKRHTRFDWLSGGMKRRLLLARAIVTEPDLLILDEPTAGVDVQLRHDLWEIINRLNDEGTTILLTTHYIEEAERLCDRVAIMDGGRKVTVATPDELMDRGSDTISVELSDPPATAPPLDVEDVEGVTMEGSRLIARANRGGRTAPRLLNALEARGHEILDIEISRTSLEEVFVELTEDRDGNDGASEEAAPLAGEAR, encoded by the coding sequence ATGACGCTGGCGATCGACGCGACCGATCTCGTAAAGGAGTACGACGACGTCCGGGCGTTGGACGGGCTCTCGCTCTCGGTCGAGGCCGGCGAGTTCTTCGGCCTTCTGGGGCCCAACGGCGCGGGCAAGACCACGTTCATCAACACGCTGGTCGGGCTGGTTCGGAAGACCGGCGGCGAGGTGACGGTCTTCGGGGACGACGTCGAGGACGACTACCGCGCGGTGCGCGACAGCATCGGCCTCGCACCCCAGGAGTTCAACGTCGACCGGTTCTTTCCCATCCGCGAGGTGCTGATGCACAAGGCGGGCTACCACGGCGTGAGCGAGGAGGAGGCCGGTCGACGCGCGGACGAGGCGCTCTCGCTCGTGGGGATCTACGACAAGCGCCACACCCGCTTCGACTGGCTCTCGGGCGGGATGAAACGGCGGCTTCTGCTCGCGCGAGCGATCGTGACCGAGCCCGACCTGCTCATCCTGGACGAGCCGACCGCCGGCGTCGACGTCCAGCTGCGCCACGACCTCTGGGAGATCATCAACCGGCTGAACGACGAGGGGACGACGATCCTGCTCACCACCCACTACATCGAGGAGGCCGAACGCCTCTGTGACCGGGTCGCGATCATGGACGGCGGCCGAAAGGTGACGGTCGCCACGCCGGACGAACTGATGGATCGGGGAAGCGACACCATCAGCGTCGAGCTCAGCGATCCGCCGGCGACGGCCCCGCCGCTCGACGTCGAGGACGTCGAGGGGGTGACCATGGAGGGGAGTCGGCTGATCGCTCGCGCGAACCGCGGCGGTCGGACGGCTCCTCGACTGCTGAACGCGCTCGAGGCACGGGGTCACGAGATCCTCGACATCGAGATCTCGCGCACCTCGCTCGAGGAGGTGTTCGTCGAACTCACCGAGGACAGAGACGGAAACGACGGGGCGAGCGAGGAGGCCGCCCCCCTCGCCGGGGAGGCACGGTAG
- a CDS encoding ABC transporter permease, producing MFANPISTSFYALLKREFQRYVRRPWNTFLPPMITNVLYFSVFGVILGTRIDEIQGYSYILFLLPGLVVLGAISNAFENASFSIFHGRWNEYIHETLTSPLSYSEMVLAYVLSSASRGVIVGVIIAVIGAFFTPVGVEQPFYLVAFMLVVTLLFAALGVVGGLVADDFDHLTVMNQFILRPLVFFGGVFYSLEILPPLWRTLSLLNPMVYMVNGVRYGFLGYSDVDPNAALAVLTGLTLLVVAVDVAMFARGYGLTD from the coding sequence GTGTTCGCGAACCCGATCTCCACCTCGTTCTACGCGCTGCTCAAACGCGAGTTCCAGCGCTACGTCCGCCGGCCGTGGAACACCTTCCTCCCGCCGATGATCACGAACGTGCTCTACTTCTCGGTGTTCGGCGTGATCCTCGGGACGCGCATCGACGAGATCCAGGGCTACTCCTACATCCTCTTTCTCCTCCCGGGGCTCGTCGTGCTGGGCGCGATCTCGAACGCCTTCGAGAACGCCTCCTTTTCGATCTTCCACGGTCGCTGGAACGAGTACATCCACGAGACGCTCACCTCGCCGCTCTCCTACTCCGAGATGGTGCTCGCGTACGTCCTCTCGAGCGCCTCTAGAGGAGTCATCGTCGGGGTCATCATCGCCGTCATCGGCGCGTTCTTCACGCCGGTCGGCGTCGAACAGCCGTTCTACCTCGTCGCGTTCATGCTCGTGGTCACGCTGCTGTTCGCCGCGCTGGGCGTGGTCGGCGGGCTCGTGGCCGACGACTTCGATCACCTCACGGTGATGAACCAGTTCATCCTCCGGCCGCTGGTGTTCTTCGGCGGCGTCTTCTACTCGCTCGAGATCCTGCCGCCGCTCTGGCGTACCCTCTCGCTGCTGAACCCGATGGTCTACATGGTCAACGGCGTCCGTTACGGTTTTCTGGGCTACTCCGACGTCGACCCGAACGCCGCGCTGGCCGTGCTGACGGGACTCACGCTCCTCGTCGTCGCCGTCGACGTCGCCATGTTCGCGCGGGGTTACGGGCTGACCGACTGA
- a CDS encoding FAD-binding oxidoreductase, which yields MAIETSEDEPKYETLTRGIHGEVLLPGDDGYDEARSIWNGMIDRNPAVIVRPTGAADVMSAVGFARGHHLPLAVKGGGHNVAGNAVRDDGLLIDLALMNSVRVDPAARTARVGPGATMADLDHETQAFGLATPGGVVSTTGVAGLTLGGGMGWLSREYGLAIDNLRSVDLVTAEGESVHASEDENPDLFWAIRGGSGNFGVVTLFEFALHEVGPEVLFGPIVHPYEDAPDVLARYREFAEDAPRECCVWVNSVPAPPLPFLPEEIHGTTVLVLVACYAGDLETGETVLEPLREYGDPIADAVAPTPYVDAQRMLDDLYGAGARNYWKAANFTALSERTIDTMVEYAERLPTPYSEILVHQVGGAVNDVASDATAYPHRDAEFVVTVAARWEEPTEDDECVAWVRECHDALAREGTGGTYVNFEGDREGRERNAYGENYDRLAEVKAEYDPENVFRTTQNVKPAV from the coding sequence ATGGCAATCGAGACATCAGAAGACGAACCGAAGTACGAGACGCTTACACGAGGGATCCACGGCGAGGTACTCCTGCCCGGGGACGACGGCTACGACGAGGCTCGCTCGATCTGGAACGGGATGATCGACCGGAACCCGGCCGTCATCGTCCGTCCTACCGGGGCAGCAGACGTGATGAGCGCGGTCGGGTTCGCCCGTGGACACCACCTCCCGCTCGCGGTCAAGGGAGGCGGGCACAACGTCGCCGGGAACGCCGTCCGTGACGACGGTCTGCTGATCGACCTCGCTCTCATGAACTCGGTCCGGGTCGACCCGGCGGCTCGAACCGCCCGCGTCGGCCCCGGTGCGACGATGGCAGACCTCGACCACGAAACGCAGGCGTTCGGCCTCGCCACGCCCGGCGGCGTCGTCTCGACGACCGGGGTCGCCGGACTCACGCTGGGGGGTGGGATGGGCTGGCTCAGTCGCGAGTACGGTCTCGCGATCGACAACCTCCGGTCGGTCGACCTCGTCACCGCCGAGGGCGAGTCGGTGCACGCGAGCGAGGACGAGAACCCCGACCTGTTCTGGGCGATCCGCGGCGGAAGCGGTAACTTCGGCGTCGTCACGTTGTTCGAGTTCGCCCTCCACGAAGTCGGCCCCGAGGTGCTCTTCGGGCCGATAGTCCACCCGTACGAGGACGCGCCCGACGTGCTCGCGCGCTACCGGGAGTTCGCCGAAGACGCGCCGCGGGAGTGCTGCGTGTGGGTGAACAGCGTGCCGGCGCCGCCGCTTCCGTTCCTCCCCGAGGAGATCCACGGAACCACGGTGCTGGTGCTCGTCGCGTGCTACGCCGGCGATCTCGAGACGGGCGAGACGGTGCTCGAACCGCTGCGCGAGTACGGCGATCCGATCGCCGACGCCGTCGCGCCGACGCCCTACGTCGACGCCCAGCGCATGCTCGACGATCTCTACGGCGCGGGTGCTCGAAACTACTGGAAGGCGGCCAACTTCACGGCGCTCTCCGAGCGGACGATCGACACCATGGTCGAATACGCCGAACGCCTCCCGACGCCGTACTCCGAGATCCTCGTCCACCAGGTCGGAGGCGCCGTCAACGACGTCGCGTCGGACGCGACCGCGTACCCGCATCGGGACGCCGAGTTCGTCGTGACCGTCGCCGCGCGCTGGGAGGAGCCGACCGAGGACGACGAGTGCGTCGCGTGGGTGCGAGAGTGCCACGACGCGCTCGCCCGAGAGGGGACCGGCGGGACGTACGTGAACTTCGAGGGTGATCGCGAGGGTCGCGAGCGAAACGCCTACGGCGAGAACTACGATCGACTCGCCGAGGTGAAAGCCGAGTACGATCCGGAGAACGTCTTCCGAACGACCCAGAACGTGAAGCCGGCGGTCTAA
- a CDS encoding YihY/virulence factor BrkB family protein: MVDLSRTLQLGKQIGTEFSEKNVTLIAAGIAYNAFISLAPILLVLLLAVSLAGGGLEQRIVEVARTALPGPIAGIVVEIFQGESAVSGASVVGLVVLVWGALKIFRSLDTAFSEIYETTADNSFLDQVVDALVVLVAIVIAIVGTVGVTAVFAMLEDTIPFIGLLTPVVLVGGLVLAFFPMYYRFPDTDLHWRHVLPGVVVAAVGWAAFQSLFQVYLAATGGGSENFFGGVIVIVTWLYFSGLILLLGAIINAVLGGYASGDPGGVGRGAAESATTRETGDETTYEETLTREESAEFLEALREDLAGRYEGMRPTGSEKGADRRPQPDGDIEVIERTTSDGEGREWTISLRWRTPVDESAGRLDSADD, translated from the coding sequence ATGGTCGATCTTTCCCGGACGCTGCAACTGGGCAAGCAGATCGGCACTGAGTTCTCCGAGAAGAACGTCACCCTCATCGCGGCGGGGATCGCGTACAACGCGTTCATCTCGCTCGCGCCGATCTTGCTCGTCCTTCTGTTGGCCGTTTCGCTCGCTGGTGGAGGACTCGAACAGCGGATCGTCGAGGTCGCACGGACCGCACTACCCGGTCCCATCGCCGGAATCGTCGTCGAGATCTTTCAGGGAGAATCCGCCGTCTCCGGCGCATCGGTCGTCGGCCTCGTCGTCCTGGTTTGGGGCGCGCTGAAGATCTTTCGTAGCCTCGACACCGCCTTCTCGGAGATCTACGAGACCACGGCGGACAACTCCTTTCTCGATCAGGTGGTCGACGCGCTGGTCGTGCTCGTAGCGATCGTCATCGCGATCGTCGGGACGGTGGGGGTCACTGCCGTTTTCGCGATGCTCGAGGACACGATTCCGTTCATCGGTCTCCTCACGCCGGTCGTGCTCGTCGGCGGACTGGTTCTCGCCTTCTTCCCGATGTACTACCGCTTTCCGGACACGGACCTCCACTGGAGACACGTGCTTCCGGGCGTCGTGGTCGCGGCGGTCGGGTGGGCGGCGTTCCAATCGCTGTTTCAGGTCTACCTCGCAGCGACGGGTGGTGGCTCGGAGAACTTCTTCGGCGGCGTCATCGTCATCGTCACCTGGTTGTACTTCTCCGGGCTGATCCTCCTCCTCGGAGCGATAATCAACGCGGTGCTCGGCGGATACGCGTCGGGCGATCCGGGGGGTGTCGGACGAGGAGCGGCCGAGTCGGCGACGACCCGCGAGACCGGTGACGAAACGACGTACGAGGAGACGCTGACCCGCGAGGAGTCAGCCGAGTTCCTCGAAGCGCTTCGAGAGGACCTCGCCGGTCGCTACGAAGGCATGCGTCCAACGGGTAGCGAGAAGGGTGCCGACCGGCGTCCGCAGCCCGATGGCGACATCGAAGTGATCGAACGGACGACGTCCGACGGTGAGGGACGGGAATGGACGATCTCGCTGCGCTGGCGGACTCCCGTCGACGAGTCGGCCGGCCGACTCGACTCCGCGGACGATTGA
- a CDS encoding NADPH:quinone reductase: MRAVRYHDYGGPEVLGVEEIDRPDPGGHELLVRVEAASVNPVDTYFREGSYEPYELPMTSGSDVAGVVEAAGEGTPGFEEGDRVFATGLGRDHQGTYAEYVAVPTDRVAHLPENVAFDTGAAAALVSVTAWRALIDHAGLEPAETCLIHGGSGGVGHAAVGLAAATSAEVLTTASPDYHDDLADLGADAVFDYAADDLEERVAEYEPTMILDHRLDEYLDFDASVAVQGARVVGIGNTQSAAGWENVPAARGKEIDLHLMSMFNTPDLATVLERIARLLASGDLSIAIDRSYGLEDADEAQRAVMEESFLGKVVVEP; encoded by the coding sequence ATGCGCGCAGTACGCTACCACGACTACGGTGGACCCGAGGTGCTCGGCGTCGAGGAGATCGACCGCCCCGATCCCGGCGGCCACGAGCTACTCGTTCGAGTCGAGGCCGCGAGCGTCAACCCCGTCGACACCTACTTCCGCGAGGGGTCGTACGAGCCCTACGAACTCCCGATGACGTCCGGCTCGGACGTCGCGGGCGTCGTCGAGGCCGCCGGCGAGGGCACGCCCGGCTTCGAGGAGGGCGATCGCGTCTTCGCCACCGGCCTCGGGCGAGACCACCAGGGCACCTACGCGGAGTACGTGGCCGTCCCGACCGATCGGGTCGCCCACCTACCCGAGAACGTCGCGTTCGATACGGGCGCCGCCGCTGCGCTCGTCTCCGTGACGGCCTGGCGTGCGCTGATCGACCACGCCGGTCTCGAACCGGCCGAGACCTGTCTGATCCACGGCGGCTCCGGCGGGGTGGGCCACGCCGCCGTCGGGCTGGCCGCGGCGACGAGCGCGGAGGTGCTCACGACGGCCTCGCCCGACTACCACGACGACCTCGCCGATCTCGGTGCGGACGCGGTCTTCGACTACGCCGCCGACGACCTCGAGGAACGAGTCGCCGAGTACGAACCCACGATGATCCTCGACCATCGCCTCGACGAGTACCTCGATTTCGACGCGAGCGTGGCCGTCCAGGGCGCGCGCGTCGTCGGCATCGGCAACACGCAGTCGGCGGCGGGCTGGGAGAACGTCCCGGCCGCCCGGGGGAAGGAGATCGACCTACACCTGATGAGCATGTTCAACACGCCCGACCTCGCGACGGTGCTCGAACGGATCGCTCGACTGCTCGCGAGCGGCGACCTCTCCATCGCCATCGACCGGAGCTACGGGCTCGAGGACGCGGACGAGGCCCAGCGGGCGGTGATGGAAGAGAGCTTCCTCGGAAAGGTCGTCGTCGAACCCTAG
- a CDS encoding HalOD1 output domain-containing protein, with product MTAKRHDITAADEDEESEEYDHEVDHPPDADVSPTVTVATALAAVLEESPMELSPPIESVVDTDALCEHVEESADLGDRLTFEYRECTVYVHADGRIGIEIEELPDPSRSVPDKIRRLVEDRYIPGTGTEQDQRRQSILASYRYLRDRGSARRSDFIQAIYPRYPGAYDIPHGGWWETVVKPGLGACPDVAKGNSMWYYVGN from the coding sequence ATGACCGCGAAACGACACGACATCACTGCCGCCGACGAGGACGAGGAGTCCGAGGAGTACGACCACGAGGTCGATCACCCCCCCGACGCCGACGTCTCGCCCACGGTAACGGTCGCCACCGCCCTCGCCGCGGTGCTCGAGGAGTCGCCGATGGAGCTGTCACCGCCGATCGAGTCGGTCGTGGATACGGATGCGCTGTGCGAACACGTCGAGGAGAGCGCGGACCTCGGCGACCGGCTGACGTTCGAGTACCGTGAGTGTACCGTGTACGTCCATGCCGACGGCCGGATCGGCATCGAGATCGAGGAGCTGCCAGATCCGAGTCGAAGCGTCCCCGATAAGATCCGCCGGCTGGTCGAGGACCGGTACATCCCCGGCACGGGTACGGAGCAGGACCAGCGCCGCCAGTCGATCCTCGCCTCGTATCGGTACCTCCGCGACCGCGGGAGCGCTCGACGGAGCGACTTCATCCAGGCGATCTACCCGCGCTATCCCGGCGCGTACGACATTCCCCACGGCGGCTGGTGGGAGACTGTCGTGAAGCCGGGGTTGGGTGCGTGTCCCGACGTCGCGAAGGGCAACTCGATGTGGTACTACGTCGGCAACTAG
- a CDS encoding DUF7504 family protein, translating to MVEYAVQSAGGTGADEDSAPTTVLLCGSGGPTGEMWGPLWAQRDPRETNVLAITDRRNPVEWLDDWEEHVGDLPRKTGVIRVGRPLDSSVDLDRSKHEGISLPLTSVERPGDLGELYTAITLYASEWLHTDEKTIIWLESLTPLLEHVGIQRTLDLVERLGDRLETLGATAYFRLDPAAHEDYTAELLRSSFDVVVESEEFETRPSAIPDGTLSEPRRRTVLRALRTANAPLPIEEGAARVAARENDRHPEGVEPVDARLVAIDLQHAHLPKLAEAGLVEVDTERRLVSLNVPVERVDAYLDRAEADDDDRDVGDV from the coding sequence ATGGTGGAGTACGCGGTTCAGTCCGCCGGCGGGACGGGTGCCGACGAGGACTCGGCACCGACGACCGTCCTGCTGTGCGGTTCGGGGGGGCCAACCGGGGAGATGTGGGGTCCGCTGTGGGCCCAGCGCGATCCTCGCGAGACGAACGTGTTGGCGATCACCGATCGGCGCAACCCCGTCGAGTGGCTCGACGACTGGGAGGAGCACGTCGGCGACCTCCCGAGGAAGACGGGCGTCATTCGCGTCGGTCGACCGCTCGACTCGAGCGTTGACCTCGACCGATCGAAACACGAGGGGATCTCCCTCCCGCTGACGTCGGTCGAACGACCGGGCGACCTGGGGGAGCTCTACACCGCGATCACCCTGTACGCCTCGGAGTGGTTGCACACCGACGAGAAGACGATCATCTGGCTCGAGTCGCTGACGCCGCTGCTCGAACACGTCGGCATCCAGCGCACGCTCGACTTGGTCGAGCGGCTGGGCGATCGACTGGAGACGCTCGGGGCGACGGCCTACTTCCGTCTCGATCCCGCGGCCCACGAGGACTACACGGCCGAGCTGCTGCGGTCGTCGTTCGACGTGGTCGTCGAGTCCGAGGAGTTCGAGACGCGACCGTCTGCGATCCCGGACGGAACGCTGTCGGAGCCCCGACGCAGGACGGTGCTCCGCGCGCTCCGGACCGCGAACGCACCGCTCCCGATCGAGGAGGGTGCCGCCCGGGTCGCCGCCCGGGAGAACGACCGCCACCCCGAGGGCGTCGAGCCGGTCGACGCGCGGCTGGTGGCGATCGACCTCCAGCACGCACACCTCCCGAAGCTGGCCGAGGCGGGACTGGTCGAGGTGGACACCGAACGACGCCTCGTGAGCCTCAACGTGCCGGTCGAACGCGTCGATGCGTATCTCGATCGGGCCGAAGCCGACGACGACGATAGGGATGTGGGGGACGTGTAG
- a CDS encoding SDR family oxidoreductase encodes MSASFDFEGRVVLVTGACGALGSAVCEAFDAAGATVCATDLIDVESEDSLLDPGIVDFYEGDFTDEDDVERVVGRVVDAHDRLDALANVAGTWKGGQPIDETSLEQFDMLFDVNLKTAFLASKHALPHLRETEGSIVSVSARSSLSGGEGDGPYRASKAGIRLLTETLAEENRGAVRASCVMPSVIDTPANREMMDGNDDWVDPADIADVFLFLCSDAASPTSGAAVPVYGEA; translated from the coding sequence ATGTCCGCGAGCTTCGACTTCGAGGGACGGGTCGTGCTGGTGACCGGCGCCTGTGGCGCGCTCGGCAGCGCGGTCTGTGAGGCGTTCGACGCGGCCGGCGCGACCGTCTGTGCCACCGACCTGATCGACGTTGAGAGCGAGGACTCGCTGCTCGATCCGGGGATCGTCGACTTCTACGAGGGAGACTTCACCGACGAGGACGACGTCGAGCGCGTCGTCGGTAGGGTCGTCGACGCCCACGATCGTCTCGACGCGCTCGCCAACGTCGCCGGGACCTGGAAGGGCGGCCAGCCGATCGACGAGACCTCCCTCGAACAGTTCGACATGCTGTTCGACGTGAACCTCAAGACCGCCTTCCTCGCCTCGAAACACGCCCTTCCACACCTGCGCGAGACCGAGGGGTCGATCGTCTCCGTCTCGGCACGCTCGTCGCTCTCGGGCGGCGAGGGCGACGGACCCTACCGGGCGTCGAAGGCCGGCATCCGGCTCCTGACCGAGACGCTCGCCGAGGAGAACCGGGGGGCGGTTCGGGCGAGCTGCGTCATGCCGAGCGTGATCGACACGCCGGCCAATCGGGAGATGATGGACGGGAACGACGACTGGGTCGACCCCGCCGACATCGCCGACGTGTTTCTCTTTCTCTGTAGCGACGCCGCGAGCCCCACCAGCGGCGCCGCAGTGCCGGTCTACGGCGAGGCCTGA
- a CDS encoding branched-chain amino acid ABC transporter permease, translating to MSDVTVKRILSDLTPEQLFGGLLLGGCVVLLLDLVRRLLSGDLAVGTLTTFLWRGIVDGLIIGLAAIGLSMTYSILRFANFSHGDLVTTGAFTGWTVAYLIGGAGVAELGSRLLLRADGRAQPGELGMNVLAEPIAIVLGLVVAAVATVLVALAIDRLVYRPMRDAGGIALLIASVGVALVLRYAIAFVYTSSTRGVTASAPRFDHPAIFWTGSINLHQITMVVAALVLMVGVHLMLQYTRLGKAMRAMADNKDLALVTGIPTERVVLATWVIGAGLAGVAGYLVVLDRGTITYNLGWFLLLLIFAAVILGGIGSIYGAIVGALVIGLATNVSLVWIPSDLNQIAAFGLMILVLIFRPDGLLGGVRTA from the coding sequence ATGAGTGACGTTACCGTGAAACGAATCCTCTCCGATCTCACGCCCGAGCAGCTCTTCGGCGGGCTCCTCCTTGGCGGCTGTGTGGTTCTCCTGTTGGATCTCGTCCGTCGGCTCCTCTCCGGCGATCTCGCGGTCGGAACGCTCACCACGTTCCTCTGGCGGGGGATCGTCGACGGGCTGATCATCGGCCTCGCGGCGATCGGCCTCTCGATGACCTACAGCATCCTCCGGTTCGCGAACTTCTCACACGGCGACCTCGTCACCACCGGCGCGTTCACGGGCTGGACGGTCGCGTACCTGATCGGCGGCGCGGGCGTGGCCGAACTCGGCAGCCGGCTGCTGTTGCGCGCGGACGGCCGCGCACAGCCGGGCGAACTCGGGATGAACGTCCTCGCCGAACCGATCGCGATCGTCCTCGGACTGGTCGTCGCCGCGGTCGCGACCGTGCTCGTGGCGCTCGCGATCGACCGGCTGGTCTACCGACCCATGCGTGACGCCGGCGGGATCGCGCTGTTGATCGCGAGCGTCGGCGTCGCGCTCGTACTCCGATACGCCATCGCGTTCGTCTACACCTCGAGCACCCGCGGGGTGACCGCCAGCGCCCCCCGGTTCGACCATCCGGCGATCTTCTGGACCGGTTCGATCAACCTCCACCAGATCACCATGGTCGTCGCGGCGCTCGTGCTCATGGTCGGCGTCCACCTGATGCTCCAGTACACCAGGCTCGGCAAGGCGATGCGCGCGATGGCCGACAACAAGGACCTCGCGCTCGTCACCGGCATCCCCACCGAGCGAGTCGTGCTGGCGACCTGGGTGATCGGGGCGGGGCTGGCGGGCGTCGCCGGCTACCTCGTCGTGCTCGACCGCGGGACCATCACCTACAACCTCGGCTGGTTCCTCCTGCTGCTGATCTTCGCCGCCGTGATCCTCGGCGGGATCGGCTCGATCTACGGCGCGATCGTCGGCGCGCTCGTCATCGGGCTCGCGACCAACGTCTCGCTGGTCTGGATCCCCTCCGACCTGAACCAGATCGCCGCCTTCGGGCTGATGATCCTCGTTCTGATCTTCCGGCCCGACGGGCTGCTCGGGGGGGTGCGTACCGCATGA